A genome region from Sphingobacteriaceae bacterium GW460-11-11-14-LB5 includes the following:
- a CDS encoding RagB/SusD family nutrient uptake outer membrane protein, whose translation MKKQYIWILLACLSLAACKKLDQQPESTASKKAVFGTENGLKLYTNSFYGMDFLPKNSTSQDAMSDYLAVKSVPDFIREGGFAANNSSGWTWRDLRNINYFIENCNDPAVSATVRNNYLGIARYFRAYFYMEKVKRFGDVPWINKPLDIDDPALNAGRNKRELVMDSVLADINFACANILATNDASRTTITKWVAYAYKSRICLFEGTYRKYHTELSLGATANKWLEDAASAADEIIKKGGYSLNTAGGAGVSYRQVFTSNTPLANEVLQAAVADVNLGVLNEANWWWTSGTYGAKASFTRTFINTFLKLDGTPYTNDPAYSTMLFKDEVKNRDLRLKQTIRLGDYKRISSGQQVPAPPVFSYTFTGYQPIKYTLDDTYFDAGALNTNAIALFRYAEVLLNYAEAKAELGTLTDAEWALTIGALRSRAGITGGLSIKPTFADPYLTTNYFPGITDATLLEIRRERGIELSLEGLRYADLLRWKRGPLMEQEWNGFYVPALNTPMDLNEDGILDVAFYQGTRPTPGVAGVTYVDVSATIGGAANSQLLKNGSSGELTWMKEIPRKWNERNYYYPIPLSDLQRNPNLKQNPGWE comes from the coding sequence ATGAAAAAACAATATATCTGGATTCTTTTGGCCTGCCTGAGTTTGGCCGCCTGCAAAAAGTTAGATCAGCAACCAGAATCAACAGCCTCTAAAAAAGCTGTTTTCGGTACAGAGAACGGACTAAAATTATATACCAACTCCTTTTATGGCATGGATTTTCTTCCCAAGAATTCTACCAGCCAGGATGCAATGTCCGATTATCTGGCCGTGAAGTCCGTTCCTGATTTTATCCGCGAGGGTGGTTTTGCCGCCAATAACAGCTCTGGCTGGACCTGGAGAGATTTAAGGAACATTAATTATTTTATCGAAAACTGTAACGATCCCGCCGTGTCAGCTACAGTTCGCAATAACTACCTGGGTATAGCACGTTATTTCCGTGCTTATTTTTATATGGAAAAGGTAAAGCGTTTTGGCGATGTACCCTGGATTAACAAGCCTTTAGATATTGACGACCCGGCATTAAATGCAGGCAGAAATAAAAGAGAACTGGTTATGGATTCAGTACTGGCCGATATCAATTTTGCCTGCGCCAATATTCTGGCCACCAACGATGCCAGCAGAACCACAATTACCAAATGGGTAGCCTATGCCTACAAATCCCGGATCTGTCTTTTTGAAGGCACGTACAGGAAATATCATACCGAGTTAAGTTTGGGTGCAACGGCAAACAAATGGCTGGAAGATGCTGCCTCAGCTGCCGACGAGATTATCAAAAAGGGTGGTTATTCACTTAATACAGCTGGAGGTGCGGGGGTATCTTATCGTCAGGTATTTACAAGCAATACACCGTTGGCAAATGAAGTGCTTCAGGCAGCTGTTGCTGATGTTAACCTTGGCGTATTAAATGAGGCCAATTGGTGGTGGACCAGTGGTACCTACGGTGCTAAAGCAAGTTTTACCCGCACCTTTATTAATACTTTCCTGAAACTGGATGGTACACCATATACCAACGATCCGGCTTATAGTACAATGCTTTTTAAAGATGAGGTGAAAAATCGTGATTTAAGATTGAAGCAAACCATCCGTTTAGGCGACTATAAAAGAATAAGCAGTGGGCAGCAAGTGCCTGCGCCGCCAGTTTTCTCTTATACCTTTACAGGTTACCAGCCGATCAAATACACACTTGATGATACTTACTTTGATGCAGGTGCCCTGAATACCAATGCAATAGCCTTATTTCGCTATGCAGAAGTATTGCTGAATTATGCTGAGGCAAAAGCCGAACTGGGTACTTTAACTGACGCGGAGTGGGCTTTGACCATCGGTGCACTACGATCGAGGGCTGGAATTACCGGAGGCTTAAGTATCAAGCCAACCTTTGCTGATCCTTATTTAACTACCAATTACTTTCCAGGAATTACTGATGCCACCTTACTGGAGATCAGGAGAGAACGTGGTATTGAGCTGAGCCTGGAAGGACTGCGTTATGCTGATTTATTGAGATGGAAAAGAGGCCCTTTGATGGAGCAAGAATGGAACGGTTTCTACGTGCCAGCTTTAAATACTCCTATGGATTTAAATGAGGATGGTATTCTGGATGTTGCATTTTATCAGGGAACACGCCCAACACCTGGAGTAGCAGGTGTAACTTATGTGGATGTTTCTGCAACCATTGGTGGTGCGGCCAATTCACAATTGTTGAAGAACGGTAGTTCTGGCGAACTTACCTGGATGAAAGAAATTCCACGAAAATGGAATGAGCGAAATTATTATTATCCAATTCCTTTAAGCGATCTTCAACGAAATCCTAACCTGAAACAAAACCCAGGCTGGGAATAA
- a CDS encoding AraC family transcriptional regulator gives MKITEIKSCIVGPALSAEQFIAEHFFVFLAKGKMNGYDGNKHYVLKPGESCLVRKNHLARYNKVRDNNEFEKVIIFFDEVFLKAFQKKHSIVFKKFISKDAFVKLKKNDLINSFLLSLEPYYNNSGNISPTFSAIKREELLLILLQLHPELADILFDFGVPGRLDLEKFMQQNYKFNVSMERFAFLTGRSLSAFKRDFKTIFEETPNRWLLKRRLEEARFLIEEKKQKPTDIYLDLGFEDITHFYFVFKKEFGITPSEINGPKRD, from the coding sequence ATGAAAATAACCGAAATAAAATCCTGCATCGTAGGTCCGGCACTTTCGGCAGAACAATTCATCGCCGAGCATTTCTTTGTATTTCTGGCAAAAGGAAAGATGAATGGCTATGATGGCAACAAACATTATGTGTTGAAGCCGGGCGAAAGTTGCCTTGTCCGGAAAAATCATTTGGCCAGATACAATAAAGTACGGGACAATAACGAGTTCGAGAAAGTGATCATTTTTTTTGATGAAGTGTTTTTAAAAGCATTTCAAAAAAAACACTCCATTGTATTCAAAAAGTTTATTTCAAAGGATGCATTTGTTAAACTGAAAAAAAATGATTTAATCAATAGCTTCTTGTTGTCGTTAGAACCGTACTATAACAATTCGGGAAATATCAGCCCAACTTTCTCAGCCATTAAAAGAGAAGAATTATTGCTCATTCTATTGCAATTACATCCAGAGTTGGCAGACATTCTTTTTGATTTTGGCGTTCCTGGAAGATTGGACCTGGAAAAATTTATGCAACAAAATTACAAGTTCAATGTGAGTATGGAAAGGTTTGCATTTCTAACGGGACGTAGTTTATCTGCATTTAAAAGAGATTTTAAAACTATATTCGAGGAAACACCCAATCGTTGGCTGTTAAAAAGACGTTTGGAAGAAGCCCGTTTTCTCATTGAAGAAAAAAAGCAAAAACCGACCGACATTTATCTTGATTTAGGCTTTGAAGATATAACCCATTTTTATTTTGTGTTTAAAAAGGAATTTGGCATCACGCCGAGTGAAATTAATGGTCCTAAAAGAGATTAA
- a CDS encoding nucleoside-diphosphate sugar epimerase — translation MKVIITGATGMVGEGVLFECLDHPVVSEVLIIGRKHYDKSHPKLKELILKDFSEINNHSDLLKTYDGCFFCAGVSSVGENEESFTKKTYDFVVPFAATISDINPGMTFIYVSGNRTDSTEKGKVMWARVKGRTENALMKLPFKGQYNFRPAIMTGSKGQKNVKTIYKILGPLISPFFPAKTLKLSEVGKAMINAVSKGYPTQILEADDIFKLSK, via the coding sequence ATGAAAGTAATCATAACAGGTGCCACCGGAATGGTGGGCGAAGGCGTACTTTTCGAATGCTTAGATCATCCTGTGGTAAGCGAAGTGCTTATCATTGGAAGAAAACACTATGATAAAAGCCATCCAAAACTGAAAGAATTGATTTTAAAAGATTTTTCGGAAATCAATAATCATTCGGATTTATTGAAAACTTACGACGGATGTTTCTTTTGCGCGGGCGTAAGTTCTGTTGGCGAGAATGAGGAAAGCTTTACTAAAAAGACCTATGATTTTGTAGTTCCATTTGCCGCAACAATTTCAGATATTAATCCTGGAATGACTTTTATTTATGTATCGGGGAACCGCACTGATAGTACAGAAAAAGGAAAAGTAATGTGGGCAAGGGTAAAAGGAAGGACCGAAAATGCATTGATGAAACTGCCGTTCAAGGGGCAGTATAATTTTCGTCCGGCAATAATGACAGGAAGCAAAGGACAGAAAAATGTAAAGACAATTTATAAAATTTTGGGCCCGCTGATCTCGCCATTTTTTCCGGCAAAAACATTGAAACTTTCTGAAGTAGGGAAAGCGATGATTAATGCGGTGTCAAAAGGTTATCCAACACAAATTTTGGAAGCAGACGATATTTTTAAATTGTCGAAATGA
- a CDS encoding endonuclease, protein MKLLLTALLLSLTTLVVKAQQITIGTFNIRYDNPADSGNLWINRAPVVANLIRFHKFDVLGIQEGLKNQLDDISNALPEYARYGKGRDDGKDGGEHSAVFYRKDRFKLLKSGDFWLSESPDQPGKGWDATCCNRICSWVFLEDVQSKKKFYAFNVHYDHQGVVARKESSKLILKKIAEIAGDAPALLTGDLNGGRDSEWYQRIATSGVLSDTHTKVKFPYANNSSSNGFRTPRGQTVIDHIFISKQFTATRWGILTDTYFGKFPSDHFPVLAEVELK, encoded by the coding sequence ATAAAATTATTGTTGACTGCACTATTATTATCCTTAACTACATTGGTGGTGAAGGCGCAGCAGATTACCATTGGTACCTTTAATATCCGTTATGATAACCCTGCTGATTCAGGTAATTTATGGATAAACAGGGCGCCTGTTGTTGCTAACCTTATCCGCTTTCATAAGTTCGATGTACTTGGAATTCAGGAAGGTTTAAAAAACCAGTTGGATGATATTTCTAATGCCCTGCCAGAATACGCGCGGTATGGCAAGGGAAGAGATGACGGTAAAGATGGAGGGGAACATTCTGCTGTTTTTTATCGTAAAGATCGTTTTAAACTGCTTAAAAGTGGTGACTTCTGGTTATCTGAAAGCCCTGATCAGCCAGGGAAAGGATGGGACGCCACCTGCTGCAATAGAATTTGCTCATGGGTTTTCCTTGAAGATGTGCAAAGCAAAAAGAAGTTTTATGCCTTTAATGTACACTATGATCATCAGGGGGTTGTTGCCCGTAAAGAAAGCAGTAAACTAATCTTAAAAAAGATAGCTGAAATTGCCGGTGATGCACCAGCCTTGTTAACCGGCGATTTAAATGGGGGCAGAGACAGCGAATGGTATCAAAGAATCGCAACTTCAGGTGTTTTATCAGATACACATACAAAAGTTAAGTTTCCGTATGCCAATAATTCATCTTCAAATGGGTTCCGCACGCCACGTGGGCAAACCGTAATTGATCATATCTTTATAAGCAAACAATTTACAGCAACCAGGTGGGGCATTTTGACGGATACCTATTTTGGTAAATTTCCTTCAGATCATTTTCCGGTATTGGCCGAAGTTGAACTGAAATAG
- a CDS encoding SusC/RagA family protein — protein MKKPLLLKRKFLLCVSLASLLSGVISVPANAAIYWDHAVHAIKKQGTGTISGKIVDEKGDPLPGASILIKELNKVVQSKPDGSFSINVPDGTYNIQVSFISYTAVTLNKVVAKSNETITLNVTLKGETGSLNEVIVVGYGTQKRENATGAVDQITSKSIENRPITNLTQGLQGLLPNLNLKMMDGKPTQSPSYNIRGTTSIGQGGSALILIDGFEGDPSLLNPNDVESVSILKDAASAAIYGARGVFGVVLITTKKAEKGRTSVAYSSNYSIKSPLQVPDYVTDGYTWAKMFAEAFVNGDGAFPQNANKTQKFSQAYLDEFKKRAESGQPYNQIEVNPTTGEYTYYGSTDYYAELYKKNTAAFENNLSVSGGGDKASFLVSGRFLNQGGLFRYNSDDYDMKNIRARGAVQVFPWLSIENNADYSVMNYHNPINVGEGGGIWRNIADEGKPTMPLFNPDGSLTFASAYTVGDFIYGKNGIDTRRQVFRNITGLRSSFLNNKLRVNADFTFRNTNNDIDQKRVQVPYSNVRGVTAYVGTTTNDLLFDKRETNYLATNIYAEFENRFGADHYLKVMAGYNYEQSTYNRVAIQRNGIIFEDATDLNLALGQSINTGGGYEQWAILGGFSRLNYAFKDRYLVEVNARYDGSSKFPSNQRYGFFPSVSAGWRINKEPFWKVSDKFISDLKLRASYGSLGNGNIASYAFQEIFNISQSNVILNGVKPQTTKIPAVLPDGLTWETSTTTNFGLDLTMLSGRLTFTGDAYVRKTTDMFTFGLTPPAVFGADVPKGNYADLTTRGWEVSVGWNDRIGRSDKPFRYNVRLTLSDNKTKIDKYNNPDKLLSDYYEGQTLGEIWGYETEGFFIDDADIAAHAKQDPQMRASPTGKWFPGDIKLKDLNGDGFINVGENKVGKSGDRKIIGNSAPRYLYGINLGADWHNISFSVFFQGVGKQQWYPSTETEMFWGQYNRPYNNIPTFHLGNMWTPQNTDAYFPRTMSRAASSNTNRTLGVAQTKYLQNVAYLRMKNLQVGYNLPAKWINKIGARSAKVFFSGENLFTYSPMYKIVKHTIDVENAVPSDQDLNPNSTNGDGYNYPLMKSYSFGLNIGF, from the coding sequence ATGAAAAAACCTTTACTGCTTAAGCGGAAGTTTTTGCTATGCGTATCATTGGCAAGTCTATTATCCGGTGTAATCTCAGTACCTGCAAACGCTGCGATTTATTGGGATCATGCAGTACATGCTATAAAAAAGCAAGGCACAGGAACCATCAGTGGTAAGATCGTTGATGAAAAGGGCGACCCACTTCCGGGTGCAAGCATACTGATCAAGGAATTAAACAAAGTTGTACAAAGCAAACCTGATGGTAGCTTTAGCATAAATGTTCCGGACGGAACCTACAATATTCAGGTAAGTTTCATCTCTTACACGGCTGTAACCTTAAATAAAGTTGTAGCGAAAAGCAACGAAACAATCACCCTAAATGTAACCCTTAAAGGAGAGACCGGAAGTTTAAACGAGGTGATTGTTGTAGGATATGGCACCCAGAAGAGAGAAAATGCAACCGGGGCGGTTGATCAGATTACCTCTAAGAGCATTGAGAACAGACCGATTACCAACCTTACACAAGGGCTTCAGGGACTTCTTCCAAATCTAAATCTGAAAATGATGGATGGTAAGCCCACCCAGTCACCCAGCTATAATATCAGGGGTACAACTTCCATCGGTCAGGGTGGGAGTGCGCTGATCCTGATCGATGGTTTTGAGGGAGACCCGAGTCTGCTTAATCCCAACGATGTTGAGAGTGTCTCCATCTTAAAGGATGCTGCCTCTGCAGCCATTTATGGTGCACGGGGTGTTTTTGGTGTTGTGCTGATCACCACTAAAAAAGCTGAAAAAGGGCGCACAAGTGTTGCATATTCATCCAATTACTCAATAAAAAGCCCATTGCAGGTTCCAGATTATGTAACTGATGGTTACACCTGGGCAAAAATGTTTGCTGAAGCTTTTGTAAATGGCGATGGTGCTTTTCCTCAAAATGCGAACAAAACCCAGAAATTCTCGCAGGCATATCTTGATGAGTTTAAGAAAAGAGCAGAATCTGGTCAGCCTTACAATCAGATCGAGGTTAATCCAACTACAGGAGAATATACTTATTATGGCAGCACCGATTATTATGCCGAGCTGTATAAAAAGAATACTGCTGCCTTTGAAAATAACCTGTCGGTAAGTGGTGGTGGTGATAAAGCTTCATTTCTGGTTTCAGGACGTTTCTTAAATCAGGGCGGTTTGTTTAGATACAACAGCGATGATTATGATATGAAAAATATCCGTGCAAGAGGTGCTGTTCAGGTTTTTCCATGGCTGAGTATCGAAAACAATGCCGATTACTCCGTGATGAATTATCACAATCCAATTAACGTTGGTGAAGGTGGCGGTATATGGCGGAACATTGCCGACGAAGGAAAGCCAACAATGCCTTTGTTTAATCCTGATGGATCATTAACTTTCGCCTCTGCATATACCGTTGGCGATTTTATCTACGGCAAAAACGGGATTGATACCCGACGTCAGGTTTTTAGGAATATTACAGGCTTACGAAGCAGTTTTTTAAACAATAAATTAAGGGTAAATGCTGATTTTACCTTTCGCAATACCAATAACGATATCGACCAGAAAAGGGTGCAGGTGCCTTATAGCAATGTACGCGGCGTAACGGCCTACGTAGGGACAACCACTAACGATCTGTTGTTTGATAAACGGGAAACGAATTACCTGGCCACTAATATTTATGCCGAGTTCGAAAACCGTTTCGGGGCTGATCATTATTTAAAAGTAATGGCAGGTTACAATTATGAGCAATCTACTTATAACCGCGTTGCCATTCAGCGAAATGGAATTATTTTTGAAGACGCCACAGACCTCAACCTCGCTTTGGGCCAATCAATCAACACAGGTGGAGGATATGAGCAGTGGGCTATTTTGGGTGGTTTCTCCAGGTTAAACTACGCTTTTAAAGATCGTTATCTGGTAGAGGTAAATGCACGTTATGATGGATCATCAAAATTCCCTTCAAATCAGCGTTATGGATTTTTTCCTTCAGTTTCAGCAGGATGGAGGATCAATAAAGAGCCTTTCTGGAAAGTATCTGATAAATTTATTTCCGATTTAAAATTAAGGGCTTCTTACGGATCTCTTGGAAACGGTAATATTGCTTCCTACGCATTTCAGGAGATCTTCAATATCAGCCAATCCAATGTTATTCTGAATGGTGTTAAACCACAAACAACCAAAATTCCGGCAGTATTGCCAGATGGCTTAACCTGGGAAACCTCTACCACGACCAACTTTGGTTTAGATCTGACCATGCTTTCAGGCCGTTTGACATTCACAGGAGATGCTTATGTCCGTAAAACTACTGATATGTTTACTTTCGGGCTTACGCCACCCGCAGTGTTTGGGGCCGATGTTCCCAAAGGGAACTATGCAGACTTAACAACCCGTGGCTGGGAAGTTTCGGTAGGCTGGAATGACCGGATCGGAAGATCGGATAAGCCCTTCAGGTATAATGTGAGGCTAACCCTTTCTGATAACAAAACCAAGATCGATAAATACAATAATCCGGATAAGTTATTGAGCGATTATTACGAAGGACAAACTTTGGGAGAAATTTGGGGCTATGAAACCGAAGGTTTCTTTATTGATGATGCCGATATAGCAGCTCATGCCAAACAGGATCCACAGATGAGGGCATCTCCAACAGGTAAATGGTTCCCTGGCGATATCAAACTTAAAGACCTGAATGGAGATGGTTTTATCAACGTAGGCGAGAATAAAGTGGGCAAATCCGGAGATAGAAAAATCATCGGTAATTCGGCACCAAGATATCTTTATGGTATTAATCTGGGTGCAGACTGGCATAATATCTCATTTTCTGTATTCTTCCAGGGGGTAGGCAAACAACAATGGTACCCAAGCACCGAAACAGAAATGTTCTGGGGGCAGTATAACAGGCCATATAACAATATCCCAACTTTTCATTTGGGCAATATGTGGACACCACAGAACACCGATGCCTACTTCCCAAGAACAATGTCGAGGGCGGCATCGAGTAATACCAACCGTACACTTGGCGTGGCGCAAACAAAATACCTGCAAAATGTGGCTTACCTGAGAATGAAAAACCTTCAGGTGGGATATAACCTGCCAGCCAAATGGATAAACAAGATTGGTGCACGCAGTGCGAAGGTGTTTTTCTCGGGTGAAAACCTATTTACCTACTCGCCGATGTACAAAATTGTAAAACATACCATCGATGTAGAAAATGCCGTGCCTTCAGATCAGGACCTGAATCCAAACAGTACAAATGGTGATGGTTATAACTATCCTTTAATGAAATCTTACTCCTTTGGATTAAACATTGGTTTTTAA